The Gracilimonas sp. genome includes a region encoding these proteins:
- a CDS encoding aldo/keto reductase: MEYRFLGRSGLKVSALSFGSWVTFGEQVDTDLAYNQMKAAYDAGVNFFDNAEGYEMGKSEEIMGQVIKKAEWKRSDLVLSTKIFWGGEGVNDQGLSFKHIKEGTEAALQRMQTEYVDLLFCHRPDIYTPIEETVWGMNQMINEGKALYWGTSEWSADQIRKAYDFARENHLRPPLMEQPEYNMFRRNKVEKEFSALYEDIGLGTTIWSPLASGLLTGKYNDGIPEGSRLDLEKYSWLRKKLLESEEGKAKLRKVANLAAISDEIGVPMPQLALAWCLNNENVSTVITGASNVEQVEQNMKTMDILDKVDEEVMAKIEEILDNKPKEDIDWRRN, translated from the coding sequence ATGGAATACAGGTTTTTAGGAAGGTCAGGACTTAAAGTATCAGCGCTGTCATTTGGATCGTGGGTTACTTTTGGCGAGCAGGTGGACACGGATCTCGCCTACAATCAAATGAAAGCGGCTTATGATGCCGGCGTGAATTTCTTTGATAATGCCGAAGGTTATGAGATGGGTAAATCGGAAGAAATTATGGGACAGGTAATTAAGAAGGCCGAATGGAAGCGTTCAGACCTCGTTTTATCAACAAAAATATTCTGGGGTGGTGAAGGTGTAAATGATCAGGGGCTTTCGTTTAAGCATATTAAGGAGGGTACGGAAGCAGCATTGCAAAGAATGCAGACAGAGTATGTGGATCTCCTATTCTGCCACCGTCCGGATATATATACTCCTATAGAAGAGACCGTATGGGGTATGAACCAAATGATCAATGAAGGCAAGGCTTTATACTGGGGAACCAGTGAGTGGAGTGCTGATCAAATCCGCAAAGCTTATGATTTTGCCCGGGAGAATCATTTACGTCCACCACTGATGGAGCAACCGGAATACAATATGTTTAGACGAAATAAGGTGGAAAAAGAGTTTTCCGCCCTGTATGAAGATATCGGCTTGGGAACCACCATTTGGAGTCCGCTTGCCAGCGGTTTGCTCACCGGAAAGTATAATGATGGAATCCCTGAAGGTTCCCGGCTGGACCTGGAGAAATACAGCTGGCTCCGAAAAAAGCTGCTTGAAAGCGAAGAGGGAAAAGCCAAGCTTAGAAAAGTGGCAAATCTTGCAGCTATATCTGATGAAATAGGCGTTCCGATGCCACAGCTTGCACTGGCTTGGTGCCTGAACAATGAGAATGTCAGCACCGTAATTACCGGGGCTTCCAATGTGGAACAGGTAGAGCAAAATATGAAAACCATGGACATCCTCGATAAGGTAGATGAGGAAGTGATGGCCAAGATTGAGGAAATCCTGGACAACAAGCCCAAGGAAGACATCGACTGGAGACGGAATTAG